Proteins encoded within one genomic window of Companilactobacillus zhachilii:
- a CDS encoding 3'-5' exoribonuclease YhaM family protein — protein MSLEVIIKRSDFRLAKNGKNFLSLVFEDKSGQIPGKYWDASQEDAQKYRVGTIVQLEGRRDLYQGKPQVNITRLGLLDPETVDMSQFVQTAPMKRVDMENEFDDVFLQITNGAWNRVVRYLFKKYHDRFFTSAAAKTNHHDFQGGLAFHTLSMVRMAENISDQYPQINRALLIAGACLHDFGKVIELTGNLDIEYTFEGNMLGHITIVDEEIVKAAEELKISLESEDMILLRHMILSHHGLLEYGSPERPKLLEAEVLHNIDMMDASINMITKALDKTESGKFSERIFGLDNRSFYKHS, from the coding sequence ATGAGTTTAGAAGTAATTATTAAGCGTTCTGATTTTCGTCTAGCCAAGAATGGGAAAAATTTTCTATCATTAGTTTTTGAAGATAAATCAGGACAAATACCTGGTAAATATTGGGATGCCAGTCAAGAAGATGCTCAAAAGTATCGTGTCGGAACAATCGTTCAATTAGAAGGCCGTCGTGATTTGTATCAAGGCAAGCCACAAGTTAACATTACTCGATTAGGTTTGTTGGATCCGGAAACGGTTGATATGTCACAATTCGTTCAGACAGCACCTATGAAACGTGTTGATATGGAAAATGAATTCGATGATGTTTTCTTGCAAATCACTAATGGTGCATGGAATCGTGTCGTTAGATATTTATTTAAGAAATATCACGATCGATTTTTCACTAGTGCCGCTGCTAAGACTAATCACCATGATTTTCAGGGAGGTTTGGCTTTTCATACTTTAAGTATGGTGCGAATGGCAGAAAATATTTCTGATCAATATCCCCAAATCAATCGAGCTTTATTAATTGCCGGTGCTTGTTTGCATGACTTTGGGAAAGTAATTGAGCTGACAGGTAACCTAGATATTGAATATACTTTCGAAGGAAACATGCTAGGTCACATTACGATAGTTGATGAAGAAATTGTAAAAGCGGCTGAGGAGCTAAAAATAAGCCTTGAGAGCGAAGATATGATCTTACTTCGTCACATGATTTTGTCACATCATGGTTTACTTGAGTATGGCTCACCTGAACGTCCTAAATTGTTGGAGGCGGAGGTTTTACATAACATTGATATGATGGATGCTTCCATCAATATGATTACGAAGGCGTTAGATAAAACTGAAAGTGGTAAGTTTTCGGAAAGAATTTTTGGTTTGGATAATAGATCATTTTACAAGCACAGTTAG
- a CDS encoding universal stress protein: MDNELQDPLVYRRILLTVDADDHESTVRAFRLACTLAHDYDAHLGIASVMESEDINIFDSLTPSKISQKREELKTIINQYVEQAENNGVKDVTPLAYDGGDVDDVILKHVIPDFKPDLLVTGADTQFPHSKITGAIGPRLAKRAPVSVIVVR, translated from the coding sequence ATGGATAATGAACTTCAAGACCCCTTAGTTTACAGACGAATTTTACTAACTGTAGATGCTGATGACCACGAATCAACTGTCCGTGCCTTTCGACTTGCCTGCACACTCGCCCATGATTACGATGCTCATCTAGGTATCGCATCAGTAATGGAAAGTGAAGATATCAATATTTTTGATTCATTAACCCCTTCAAAAATTAGTCAAAAACGCGAAGAACTTAAAACAATTATCAATCAATACGTCGAACAAGCTGAAAATAACGGAGTCAAAGATGTTACCCCACTTGCCTATGATGGCGGTGATGTGGACGATGTCATTCTAAAACACGTTATTCCCGACTTTAAACCCGACCTACTTGTAACCGGAGCAGATACACAATTCCCCCACTCTAAAATTACTGGTGCAATCGGTCCCAGATTGGCCAAACGAGCTCCAGTATCTGTTATCGTTGTTAGATAA